Proteins co-encoded in one Thermomicrobiales bacterium genomic window:
- a CDS encoding rhodanese-like domain-containing protein, whose amino-acid sequence MLGRLLNRGPLVAETTASELAREIHEGTSLQIVDVRELDEWHGGRIPGSIHIPLGQLGQRVGELDAQTRVVAVCRTGNRSTWATMTLQNSGFQDVVNLDGGIVAWARAGLPIER is encoded by the coding sequence ATGCTAGGACGGCTGCTCAACCGCGGACCGCTCGTCGCCGAGACGACGGCTTCCGAGCTCGCCCGGGAGATCCACGAGGGCACATCCCTCCAGATCGTCGATGTCCGCGAGCTGGACGAGTGGCACGGCGGACGCATCCCCGGCTCGATCCACATCCCGCTGGGCCAGCTCGGCCAGCGTGTCGGAGAGCTGGATGCGCAGACGCGTGTCGTGGCAGTCTGCCGCACTGGCAATCGGAGCACCTGGGCGACGATGACGCTCCAGAACTCCGGCTTCCAGGACGTGGTAAACCTCGACGGCGGGATCGTCGCCTGGGCGCGGGCCGGCCTGCCGATCGAGCGGTAG
- a CDS encoding DUF302 domain-containing protein, translating into MSTTQMSQTTYGFGITVDLPYEEAIEATKAALKEEGFGILTEIDVRKTLKEKIDADFEPYIILGACNPKLAHRALQAEHEIGLLLPCNVIVHDDGNGRSKVSVMDPSAAMGLVGSDSIAAVAAEARETLERALEHLRK; encoded by the coding sequence ATGAGCACGACCCAGATGAGCCAGACGACCTACGGCTTCGGCATCACCGTCGACCTGCCCTACGAGGAGGCGATCGAGGCGACGAAGGCGGCGCTCAAGGAGGAAGGCTTCGGCATCCTGACCGAGATCGACGTCCGCAAGACTCTCAAGGAGAAAATCGACGCCGACTTCGAGCCATACATCATCCTCGGCGCGTGCAACCCGAAGCTCGCCCACCGCGCGCTGCAGGCGGAGCACGAGATCGGCCTGCTGCTGCCGTGCAACGTCATCGTCCACGACGACGGCAACGGCCGCTCGAAGGTCTCGGTGATGGACCCGAGCGCAGCGATGGGCCTGGTCGGCAGCGATAGCATCGCAGCAGTCGCCGCCGAGGCGCGTGAGACGCTGGAGCGCGCGCTGGAGCATCTCCGGAAGTAG
- a CDS encoding rhodanese-like domain-containing protein, whose amino-acid sequence MKLERIYTPGLAQVAYIIGDEDAGVAALIDPRRDVQEYIDRASAAGLTITQIYETHVHADFVSGAPELARATGATVYASRIGESEFPHQPLDDGDVIALGNLRITALWTPGHTPEHMAFLLTDPASDAPGYLFSGDMLFVGEIGRPDLLGAEHTDDLLAQLHTSVFERLMPLDDAIIVYPGHGAGSSCGRTIGDADSTTIGQEKRFNYAFRPRNLAEFREAIMANMPPAPAYYPTMKRVNKVGATPLAGVPASRALAADEVAGLIAGGALAIDTRPAEAFGGAHIPGALFAGLGTDLVNWAGWYAPYDRDVVLVLEHDEQFAEVRTELARIGIDRVAGYLAGGMTSWETSGRDIATLAQISTLQLEELLRKHEAIVIDARSLAEWQEGHIDGALHRFAGQIVTGDVDIPAAGPVAIICGSGYRSSVAASVLLQQGWQDVINVPGGMDGWRAAGLPTTTDSAASAAGIAKEEEVLA is encoded by the coding sequence TTGAAGCTCGAACGGATCTACACACCCGGCCTCGCGCAGGTCGCCTACATCATCGGCGACGAGGATGCCGGAGTCGCAGCGCTGATCGACCCGCGCCGCGACGTCCAGGAGTACATCGATCGCGCGTCCGCTGCCGGGCTGACGATCACCCAGATCTACGAGACCCACGTCCACGCCGACTTCGTCTCCGGCGCGCCGGAGCTGGCCCGCGCCACCGGCGCGACCGTCTACGCCAGCCGGATCGGCGAGTCGGAGTTCCCCCACCAACCACTCGACGACGGCGACGTCATCGCCTTGGGCAACCTGCGGATCACCGCGCTCTGGACTCCCGGCCACACACCAGAGCACATGGCCTTCCTGCTGACCGATCCGGCCAGCGACGCTCCCGGCTACCTGTTCAGCGGCGACATGCTCTTCGTCGGCGAGATCGGCCGGCCCGACCTGCTCGGCGCCGAACACACCGACGATCTGCTCGCGCAGCTCCACACGTCCGTCTTCGAGCGTCTCATGCCGCTGGACGACGCCATCATCGTCTATCCCGGCCACGGCGCCGGCTCGTCCTGCGGCCGCACGATCGGCGATGCCGATAGCACAACAATAGGCCAGGAGAAGCGGTTCAACTACGCCTTCCGGCCCCGCAATCTCGCCGAGTTCCGCGAGGCGATCATGGCCAACATGCCGCCCGCTCCGGCGTATTACCCGACGATGAAGCGAGTCAACAAGGTTGGCGCGACGCCGCTGGCTGGCGTGCCGGCCAGCCGAGCACTCGCTGCCGACGAGGTCGCCGGGCTCATCGCGGGCGGCGCGCTGGCGATCGATACCCGGCCGGCCGAGGCGTTCGGTGGCGCGCATATTCCCGGCGCGCTCTTCGCTGGCCTCGGGACCGACCTCGTCAACTGGGCCGGCTGGTACGCGCCGTACGACCGCGACGTCGTCCTGGTTCTCGAACACGACGAGCAGTTCGCGGAAGTTCGCACCGAGCTCGCGCGCATCGGCATCGACCGCGTCGCTGGCTACCTGGCCGGTGGGATGACGAGCTGGGAGACGAGCGGCCGCGATATCGCGACGCTAGCGCAGATCTCGACCCTCCAGCTGGAGGAGCTGCTGCGCAAGCACGAGGCGATCGTCATCGACGCCCGCAGCCTGGCCGAATGGCAGGAGGGGCACATCGATGGCGCGCTGCACCGCTTCGCCGGCCAGATCGTCACCGGCGATGTCGATATCCCGGCAGCGGGACCAGTGGCGATCATCTGCGGCAGCGGATACCGTTCAAGTGTGGCAGCCAGCGTGCTGCTACAACAAGGCTGGCAGGATGTGATCAACGTCCCCGGCGGGATGGACGGCTGGCGGGCCGCGGGCCTGCCGACAACAACCGATTCGGCCGCGAGCGCGGCCGGCATAGCGAAGGAAGAAGAGGTTCTCGCATGA
- a CDS encoding metal-sensitive transcriptional regulator, translated as MTTGDNPMPTMTEMNSDTRQELIDRLKRIEGQARGIQKMIDDGRDCEQVMTQIAALKAATHALSGEMLEAWTIFCMSHPDRFASPEIAARKMVDLVVKNSR; from the coding sequence ATGACGACAGGTGACAACCCGATGCCGACGATGACCGAGATGAACTCCGATACACGCCAGGAACTCATCGACCGCCTCAAGCGGATCGAGGGGCAGGCGCGCGGGATCCAGAAGATGATCGATGATGGGCGCGACTGCGAGCAGGTGATGACCCAGATCGCGGCGCTGAAGGCCGCGACACACGCGCTCTCCGGCGAGATGCTCGAGGCCTGGACCATCTTCTGCATGTCCCACCCCGACCGCTTCGCATCGCCCGAGATCGCCGCGCGCAAGATGGTCGACCTCGTCGTCAAGAACAGCCGCTAG
- a CDS encoding serine hydrolase → MGGRGRWSLAVLLAVWLAFGGLLIAPGTALAGNDAIMRTWQHTDAPVAAGKAGRTWMWGPALTDEMNETATNAPGGTRTVRYFEKSRMEIATDPAADPSSIWYITNGLLAKELVTGHLQTGASTFEPRKPAQVNVAGDPDDTTGPTYASFLSHLADPPLAGGAAITQRIDRAGVVHNDPALASHGVTAAERLTVPGIDHQVASVFWEFMRSGGLVYEDGRYRDAALFPNPYYATGYPISEAYWADVRVGNTPKVVLVQVFERRVLTWTPDNAPGWRVEAGNVGSHYYQWRYGAAPPAGAPQIELPAVPDSPFMDDLEAELHGMVNGWAGQNAVSVTDLQTGRTISVGGDRQQPAACTIKVFIMVAIAEDISAGKYTTADVEDLVQSAMGPSNTGPARELIRIAGGGDINAGIHRINQIMQRVGMRDSILRHPPDYWGDYGYGDGDNYLTADDMNRGLEAIWEGRSGLSDWGRDYVLWSMTLAIPGQQYSLGGPLPDDTVLYHKIGLVYAPYDTWNDAGIVVFNRGGREYAYAISYLGSWGGNWLDAYYHGAEVSAVTWAAFSGAYR, encoded by the coding sequence CTGGCGGTCTGGCTAGCATTTGGCGGACTGCTCATCGCGCCAGGGACGGCGCTGGCCGGCAACGACGCCATCATGCGCACATGGCAGCACACCGATGCGCCGGTGGCCGCTGGCAAGGCGGGCAGGACCTGGATGTGGGGTCCGGCACTCACCGACGAGATGAACGAGACAGCGACCAACGCCCCGGGCGGCACGCGCACCGTTCGCTACTTCGAGAAAAGCCGGATGGAGATCGCGACCGACCCCGCCGCCGACCCATCCTCGATCTGGTACATCACCAACGGACTGCTGGCGAAGGAGCTCGTCACCGGCCATCTCCAGACCGGCGCAAGCACGTTCGAGCCACGCAAGCCCGCGCAGGTCAACGTCGCTGGCGACCCTGACGACACCACCGGCCCGACCTACGCCAGCTTCCTCAGCCACCTCGCCGACCCGCCACTGGCCGGCGGCGCCGCGATCACCCAGCGGATCGACCGCGCCGGCGTCGTCCACAACGACCCGGCATTAGCCAGCCACGGCGTCACCGCGGCCGAGCGGCTGACCGTGCCCGGCATCGACCACCAGGTCGCCAGCGTCTTCTGGGAGTTCATGCGCTCTGGCGGGCTGGTCTACGAGGACGGCCGCTACCGCGACGCGGCGCTCTTCCCGAACCCGTACTACGCCACCGGCTACCCGATCAGCGAGGCGTACTGGGCCGATGTTCGCGTCGGCAACACGCCGAAGGTCGTCCTGGTGCAGGTCTTCGAGCGCCGGGTGCTGACCTGGACGCCGGACAACGCGCCCGGCTGGCGAGTCGAGGCGGGCAACGTCGGCAGCCACTACTACCAATGGCGCTACGGCGCTGCCCCGCCGGCCGGCGCGCCGCAGATCGAGCTGCCGGCCGTGCCGGATTCCCCGTTCATGGACGATCTGGAAGCAGAGCTGCACGGGATGGTGAACGGCTGGGCCGGCCAGAACGCCGTCAGCGTCACTGACCTGCAGACGGGCCGGACGATCTCGGTCGGCGGCGATCGGCAGCAACCAGCCGCCTGCACCATCAAGGTGTTCATCATGGTTGCGATCGCCGAGGACATCTCGGCCGGCAAGTACACCACCGCCGACGTAGAGGATCTCGTCCAGTCGGCGATGGGCCCGAGCAACACCGGGCCGGCGCGCGAGCTGATCCGCATCGCCGGCGGCGGGGATATCAACGCCGGCATCCACCGCATCAACCAGATCATGCAGCGCGTCGGCATGCGCGACTCGATCCTGCGCCACCCGCCCGACTACTGGGGCGACTACGGCTACGGCGATGGCGACAACTACCTGACCGCCGACGACATGAACCGCGGGCTGGAGGCGATCTGGGAAGGCCGCAGCGGACTCAGCGACTGGGGGCGTGACTACGTCCTCTGGAGCATGACGCTGGCAATCCCCGGCCAGCAGTACTCACTCGGCGGCCCCCTGCCGGATGACACCGTGCTGTACCACAAGATTGGCCTCGTCTACGCGCCATACGACACCTGGAACGACGCCGGCATCGTCGTCTTCAACCGCGGCGGCCGCGAGTACGCCTACGCCATCAGCTACCTCGGCTCCTGGGGCGGCAACTGGCTCGACGCCTATTACCACGGCGCCGAAGTCTCGGCGGTGACCTGGGCTGCGTTCAGCGGGGCGTATCGGTAG